From one Paenibacillus terrae HPL-003 genomic stretch:
- a CDS encoding DUF1697 domain-containing protein: MIYVALLRGINVGGNNKINMKKLKETFEKAGMSHVTTYINSGNIIFSSEVQSNEELSLQLEQAILEDFSLPIRVIVRNMAEIQTMMEVLPEEWSNDTQMKSDVLFLWDEINDISVLDKLPLKAGIGNVMYTSGAILSSVSREHVTKSGMTKLAGTNLYQHMTVRNVNTTRQIYKLMQTAEQEELRALDS; encoded by the coding sequence ATGATCTATGTCGCATTGCTGCGGGGCATTAATGTGGGTGGCAACAACAAGATTAATATGAAAAAGCTCAAGGAAACGTTTGAGAAGGCAGGCATGAGCCATGTGACGACTTACATCAACTCCGGAAACATCATTTTTTCCAGTGAAGTTCAATCCAACGAGGAGCTATCACTCCAACTGGAGCAGGCGATTCTGGAGGATTTTAGCTTACCTATCCGGGTCATTGTCCGTAATATGGCCGAAATCCAAACTATGATGGAGGTATTGCCGGAGGAATGGTCTAATGATACACAGATGAAAAGTGATGTATTGTTTCTCTGGGATGAAATTAACGATATTTCCGTTCTGGACAAGCTTCCTCTGAAGGCTGGAATAGGCAACGTAATGTATACGTCCGGGGCCATTCTGTCTTCTGTCAGCAGAGAACATGTCACCAAAAGTGGGATGACGAAACTGGCCGGAACCAACCTGTATCAGCATATGACGGTGCGGAATGTGAACACGACTCGGCAGATTTATAAGCTAATGCAAACCGCTGAACAGGAAGAGTTACGTGCATTAGACTCCTGA
- a CDS encoding methyl-accepting chemotaxis protein — translation MKTKLSDSTKKVKGFRDLKVTTTMVSMIMISLVGLLIVSLVGVLGMYQAKEGQGILYMDRFQHQTNILEVKSDFYNMRANYTKVLDNEEYTDKQYKQVQKGKDSVTSGLSKFSQKNLDPKEQKLYEELRGSVDTYYQNIEQIMAVKKNTGTYDKEERGRINTSSTAIVKILTGISDYNNEQSASLYQNTQNEINMRTIVLIVILALVMAVLGMISFSAIRNIRSRMSTITKYCEEITQGNLTAALDPTLLKGNNEIAVIARAIQQMTDSTSMVITGVINESHQINQLSDQTNHNMTDLNERIRDVSATVEQLSAAMEETSAYTENMNHSADEMQRAAEYISLKTQEKAQSAYDTSLKAEALKHQASESNKASKEIYRKTSEKMTEALEQAKAVDQIRILSQSILEITAQTNLLALNASIEAARAGESGRGFAVVANEIRKLADGSKQAVDQIQSVTQEVVQSVANLTTNAGELLDFLHAKVGKDYQLFEDTAEQYYNDVVEHTNTVNDLNATSKQVNATIQTMVRAIREIATASEQSAVSTQHIAENMVSSTEKSLEVAQQSDQVKESATRLNELVDGFTI, via the coding sequence GGTCACGACAACGATGGTCTCCATGATCATGATCAGCTTGGTGGGTTTGCTCATTGTATCGTTGGTAGGGGTTCTCGGCATGTATCAAGCTAAAGAGGGCCAAGGTATTTTGTATATGGATCGCTTTCAGCACCAAACGAATATTCTGGAAGTGAAAAGTGATTTTTATAACATGCGGGCCAACTACACCAAAGTACTCGATAATGAGGAGTACACAGATAAACAATATAAGCAGGTACAGAAGGGAAAAGACAGCGTTACATCAGGGTTAAGTAAATTCTCGCAAAAGAATCTGGACCCGAAGGAACAGAAATTGTACGAGGAACTAAGAGGGAGCGTAGACACATATTATCAGAATATTGAGCAGATCATGGCAGTCAAAAAAAATACTGGAACGTATGACAAGGAAGAGAGAGGCCGGATTAATACATCCAGTACGGCAATTGTTAAGATACTGACTGGTATTTCTGATTACAATAATGAACAATCAGCCAGCCTATATCAAAATACACAAAATGAGATTAACATGCGCACGATTGTTTTGATCGTGATTCTGGCCCTGGTGATGGCTGTTCTTGGTATGATCTCCTTTTCGGCCATTCGGAATATCCGTTCCCGGATGAGCACCATTACGAAATACTGTGAAGAGATTACCCAAGGCAATTTAACGGCAGCACTTGATCCGACCCTGCTCAAGGGTAATAATGAAATCGCTGTCATTGCACGTGCCATTCAACAAATGACAGATTCAACCTCAATGGTTATTACGGGAGTTATCAATGAGTCCCACCAAATAAATCAGCTAAGTGATCAGACGAATCATAATATGACAGATCTCAATGAGCGGATTAGAGACGTATCGGCTACGGTCGAACAGCTGTCAGCAGCAATGGAGGAGACTTCGGCATATACAGAAAACATGAATCATTCTGCGGATGAAATGCAGCGGGCGGCAGAGTACATTTCGCTCAAAACTCAAGAAAAAGCGCAGTCTGCCTATGATACAAGCCTAAAAGCCGAAGCGTTGAAGCATCAAGCTAGTGAGTCTAATAAAGCGTCCAAAGAGATTTACCGGAAGACCAGTGAAAAGATGACGGAAGCGCTGGAACAAGCCAAGGCGGTAGACCAAATTCGTATACTCTCCCAGTCCATTCTGGAAATTACGGCGCAAACCAATTTACTGGCTCTAAATGCATCTATTGAAGCGGCTCGAGCCGGTGAGTCAGGTCGGGGGTTTGCGGTTGTGGCTAACGAAATTCGCAAGTTGGCAGATGGGTCCAAGCAAGCGGTAGACCAAATTCAGAGTGTTACTCAAGAGGTTGTACAATCTGTAGCCAATCTGACGACCAATGCCGGGGAATTACTGGATTTCCTGCATGCCAAGGTGGGCAAGGATTATCAGCTGTTTGAGGATACGGCAGAACAATATTACAACGATGTAGTTGAGCATACGAATACAGTTAATGATTTGAACGCCACCTCCAAGCAGGTGAATGCAACGATCCAAACCATGGTGAGAGCTATCCGCGAGATTGCAACAGCCAGCGAACAGTCCGCCGTATCTACCCAGCACATTGCTGAGAACATGGTTTCATCGACGGAAAAGTCTCTTGAAGTGGCGCAACAGTCTGATCAGGTGAAGGAAAGCGCTACCAGATTAAATGAACTGGTCGACGGTTTTACAATTTGA